The proteins below come from a single Cryptococcus gattii WM276 chromosome D, complete sequence genomic window:
- a CDS encoding Hypothetical Protein (Similar to TIGR gene model, INSD accession AAW43200.1): MNSLLGLLFHDPIRSNQQSVDHDDEDDEQLRIAIALSHEEARETKRARREGTPEDYKCMLAEAIAASLAEAGPSTNPETSVSQQPAAALATPTVAPVVEASSSLRIGSQTYDRAQMNRERLERQAARDKAEAKQPRREGIPTFEQTSSRRPQARKAASAQWPPLTGIHPFQGTAPFPRDAAGEYYVEGELRHTGNMWANDNSAGSLPSPTPSPTFSLTHVIGDHSQISLIIASAFCIDDSWLSEAGILPDPIEVPVVMIRPYPKDLRHRLNGKVISQINGEVWCYPDMKDNWGTMHMKFFWIFYKTGRLRTVFVQDFLPLDTPLQELSTDDPTHDLAVQFRTLFKHIGVDSALMLLSKNHPQGHRLPFSGRNNFADLRNWDWGKVRFRTVISVSEKVSGASDMNRFGIGRLGHVLNTEGWVPDKEEKAIIEYQGSSLGQYSLNWLHNFYSFCTGKNISSLMTNFKASSWPPIKIIFPSLNTVDSSVGGRDGGGTIFAGKGWNANTKDLFYDSNSKRGGILMHAKMMIAIFHPKTQISSSQTPSSTSLGKRKALEMDVAEKKIGGWVYVGSHNFSPAAWGTLDTKKSPVTLSIKNYELGIVFPLYGQQSNVAADKVAPYKRPPKKYSVGDEPWDQKKHGIGL, from the exons ATGAACAGCCTCCTTGGTCTCCTATTCCACG ATCCCATTAGGAGCAACCAGCAGTCTGTTGATCATGACgacgaagatgatgaaCAGCTCAGGATCGCTATAGCTCTATCACATGAAGAAGCGAGAGAAACAAAGAGAGCAAGGAGAGAAGGCACACCAGAAGACTATAAATGCATGCTTGCAGA AGCTATCGCGGCATCACTGGCAGAAGCTGGACCATCGACTAATCCGGAAACCTCAGTGAGCCAGCAGCCGGCGGCTGCCCTTGCTACTCCAACCGTCGCCCCCGTGGTAGAggcttcttcatctctcaGAATTGGAAGTCAAACCTATGATCGGGCTCAGATGAATAGGGAACGCTTGGAGAGACAAGCTGCGCGGGATAAGGCAGAAGCCAAACAGCCACGCAGAGAAGGTATACCCACATTCGAACAGACTTCTTCTCGACGTCCACAAGCTAGGAAAGCTGCTTCAGCGCAATGGCCTCCACTCACTGGTATTCATCCTTTCCAAGGGACTGCTCCATTTCCCAGAGATGCGGCTGGAGAGTATTATGTAGAAGGCGAGTTAAGACATACCGGAAACATGTGGGCGAACGACAATTCTGCCGGGAgccttccttctccaacaCCTTCTCCAACATTTTCTCTCACTCATGTAATAGGGGAC CATTCTCAAATCTCGCTCATCATTGCATCAGCATTTTGCATCGATGATTCATGGTTAAGCGAAGCAGGAATTCTCCCAGATCCCATCGAGGTCCCTGTTGTAATGATACGTCCGTATCCCAAAGACCTTCGCCATCGCTTGAATGGAAAGGTCATAAGCCAGATCAACGGCGAAGTCTGGTGTTATCCCGATATGAAAGATAACTGGGG CACCATGCACATGAAATTCTTTTGG ATCTTTTACAAGACTGGTAGACTTCGT ACTGTCTTTGTTCAAGACTTTCTCCCTCTGGATACCCCTTTACAAGAGTTATCTACCGACGATCCCACCCATGACCTAGCTGTGCAGTTCCGTACGCTTTTCAAACACATTGGTGTCGATTCCGCTTTAATGCTCCTGTCAAAGAACCATCCTCAGGGGCACCGACTTCCGTTTTCCGGACGGAATAATTTTGCCGATTTACGGAATTGGGATTGGGGGAAAGTCAGATTCAGAACAGTTATCAGTGTATCTGAAAAGGTCTCAGGGGCTAGTGATATGAACCGATTCGGAATTGGCCGATTGGGCCATGTCCTAAATACCGAGGGATGGGTGCCTGACAAAGAGGAGAAAGCAATAATTGAATATCAA GGGTCTTCACTGGGCCAGTACAGTCTCAACTGGCTACATAATTTTTATTCCTTTTGCACTGGCAAAAATATCTCCTCCCTCATGACTAATTTCAAAGCATCTTCCTGGCCCCCGATCAAAATTATCTTTCCGTCACTGAATACGGTTGACAGCTCGGTTGGAGGAAGAGACGGAGGAGGTACAATTTTTGCAGGTAAGGGTTGGAATGCCAACACGAAGGACTTGTTTTACGACTCCAACTCGAAAAGGGGAGGTATCCTCATGCACGCCAAG ATGATGATAGCCATATTCCATCCTAAGACACAAATATCTTCATCGCAGACCCCCTCTTCAACCTCTCTCGGTAAGCGGAAAGCCCTGGAAATGGACGTAGCAGAAAAGAAAATAGGAGGCTGGGTGTATGTTGGTAGCCACAATTTTTCGCCAGCTGCTTGG GGTACACTGGACACCAAGAAAAGTCCTGTAACGCTCAGTATAAAAAATTATGAGTTGGGCATCGTATTCCCCTTGT ACGGGCAACAATCCAATGTTGCTGCCGACAAGGTGGCCCCTTATAAGCGGCCACCGAAAAAGTATTCGGTAGGAGATGAACCGTGG GACCAAAAGAAGCATGGAATTGGCCTCTGA